One window from the genome of Streptomyces sp. NBC_00287 encodes:
- a CDS encoding copper homeostasis protein CutC, with product MAILEVVVTSAEEALVAVAGGADRLELAADMEADGMTPSLAEFVRTREAVGVPLRVMLRDKGGFQAADLDELRAEAAALRAAGAEEFVLGFLNPDGAPDLPAVRAVLDAVDGCRWTFHRAVDHAADRTAVRRAIEGLPGLDTVLSAGSATGVAAGLDTLLAEADRQGEPGYTMAVMAGGGLTAEHVPALRARGVDAFHVGTSVRRRGWDSPVDPAAVRRWQRVIEAARNDAG from the coding sequence GTGGCGATTCTGGAAGTGGTCGTCACCAGTGCCGAGGAGGCCCTCGTGGCCGTCGCGGGCGGCGCCGACCGGCTGGAGCTGGCGGCGGACATGGAAGCCGACGGTATGACCCCCTCGCTCGCGGAGTTCGTCCGCACCCGGGAGGCCGTCGGCGTTCCGCTGCGCGTCATGCTGCGCGACAAGGGCGGCTTCCAGGCCGCCGACCTCGACGAACTCCGCGCCGAAGCAGCGGCGTTGAGGGCGGCCGGCGCCGAGGAGTTCGTGCTCGGATTCCTCAACCCCGACGGTGCGCCGGACCTGCCCGCGGTCCGCGCCGTGCTCGACGCGGTTGACGGCTGCCGCTGGACGTTCCACCGGGCCGTGGACCACGCGGCCGACCGGACCGCGGTCCGGCGGGCCATCGAGGGGCTGCCCGGCCTCGACACCGTCCTGTCCGCGGGCAGCGCCACCGGTGTCGCGGCGGGCCTGGACACCCTGCTCGCGGAGGCGGACCGACAGGGCGAGCCGGGCTACACCATGGCCGTCATGGCCGGCGGAGGGCTCACCGCGGAGCATGTCCCCGCGCTGCGCGCCCGCGGTGTCGACGCCTTCCACGTCGGTACGTCGGTCCGCCGCCGGGGCTGGGACAGTCCCGTCGACCCGGCCGCCGTACGCCGATGGCAGCGCGTCATCGAGGCGGCGCGGAACGACGCGGGCTGA
- a CDS encoding HIT family protein: MAAECVFCDIVAGRLHAEILFEDERTVAFLDNTAVMEGHTLVIPKQHAADIWAVSEDDAAAVMRTVHRMAAVLDGVLEPDGMTLFQANRPAGWQDVFHLHVHLVPRLDSDHLHRPWYVDRADPAALARTRHRILAP, translated from the coding sequence ATGGCGGCCGAGTGCGTGTTCTGCGACATCGTGGCGGGCCGGCTCCATGCGGAGATCCTCTTCGAGGACGAGCGGACCGTCGCCTTTCTCGACAACACCGCGGTGATGGAGGGCCACACCCTCGTCATCCCCAAGCAGCACGCGGCCGACATCTGGGCGGTCTCCGAGGACGACGCGGCGGCCGTGATGCGTACGGTCCACCGCATGGCCGCGGTCCTCGACGGCGTCCTCGAGCCGGACGGCATGACCCTGTTCCAGGCGAACCGGCCCGCGGGCTGGCAGGACGTGTTCCATCTCCACGTCCACCTGGTGCCGCGGCTGGACTCCGACCATCTGCACCGCCCCTGGTACGTGGACCGCGCCGACCCGGCCGCCCTGGCGAGGACCCGCCACCGCATCCTCGCCCCCTGA
- a CDS encoding phytanoyl-CoA dioxygenase family protein produces MHYLHRAASNRPYFSADAETYLSPTPLRKIEKTRPLRVLSEEDFAFWQTYGYVVVREAISPAAAQRLLEFAWDFQGLDPDRPETWYEEREFRSDLDRDLYVYGFVEAYHHQLIWDSRQTQRVHDAFVDVWDCEELWVTLDRLNLNPPNIKNRSRSLIEPTDEGFDIELHWDVDTTLEVLPQRVQGIIALNDTAPELGGFQCVPELFRQFDQWRVAQPAARDPIRPAIDRRDFPLVRPDLRAGDLLIFNGLLAHGVAPNSGGSVRAVQYLSMMPALEEHEELKRSRVDSWRTLSTPDWNGTLLGDAVRHESLRYGAATLNSLGRKVLGLDSWGAR; encoded by the coding sequence ATGCACTACCTCCATCGAGCGGCCTCGAACCGCCCCTACTTCAGCGCGGACGCGGAGACCTACCTCAGTCCGACGCCACTGCGGAAGATCGAGAAAACACGGCCGCTGCGCGTGCTCTCCGAAGAGGACTTCGCGTTCTGGCAGACGTACGGCTATGTCGTCGTCCGCGAGGCGATATCCCCCGCGGCCGCGCAGCGCCTGCTGGAGTTCGCCTGGGACTTCCAGGGACTCGACCCCGACCGCCCCGAAACCTGGTACGAGGAACGGGAGTTCCGCTCCGACCTCGACCGCGACCTGTACGTCTACGGCTTCGTGGAGGCGTACCACCACCAGCTCATCTGGGACAGCCGCCAGACCCAGCGGGTCCACGACGCGTTCGTCGACGTCTGGGACTGCGAGGAGCTGTGGGTCACGCTGGACCGGCTCAACCTCAACCCGCCCAACATCAAGAACCGTTCGCGCTCCCTGATCGAACCCACCGACGAGGGTTTCGACATCGAGCTGCACTGGGACGTGGACACCACCCTCGAGGTGCTGCCGCAGCGCGTCCAGGGCATCATCGCGCTCAACGACACCGCGCCCGAACTGGGCGGCTTCCAGTGCGTGCCGGAGCTGTTCCGGCAGTTCGACCAGTGGCGGGTCGCCCAGCCGGCGGCCCGCGATCCCATCCGGCCCGCGATCGACCGCAGGGACTTCCCGCTGGTCCGGCCCGACCTGCGCGCCGGTGACCTGCTGATCTTCAACGGGCTGCTGGCGCACGGCGTGGCGCCCAACTCCGGCGGCTCGGTCCGCGCGGTCCAGTACCTGTCGATGATGCCCGCACTGGAGGAACACGAGGAGCTGAAGCGCTCGCGCGTCGACTCCTGGCGCACCCTCAGCACACCGGACTGGAACGGGACGTTGCTCGGAGACGCGGTGCGGCACGAGTCGCTCCGGTACGGCGCCGCGACCCTGAACAGCCTCGGCCGGAAAGTCCTGGGCCTGGACTCCTGGGGCGCACGGTGA
- a CDS encoding DUF6271 family protein: protein MISAIGQEANHAARHFDVDVHLLILDSCDERTYAEHARVVAGLDPAPNVTVHHLDEARQRDFLRTVIDRARLPKPDLMLDLMLPADVSYGACTNRAFLIAAALGCRSVHRRDSDANYQAWKGSQAFPVHPELTSLGKRAAEASAGVSETDLDPAYTDRPVSMVGGSFIGEPSVDLGEMRRLDAAVHDNVVSLWAPGHWSDEQKRQLVEESFTGAGTAPYTGDHSTLTLVDPMRVDMCNIAFDSRVYERLPLPPARNTIGSDYFLIHLVHDATLPGVLHNRHIENFHTPERRADAGFMAYQTRFVKFLLSMLYFHFVYDRMAAAGASLLDDRQQVRAEAVAELLWESTELDRAENEWRLERVDSAYRKLGGRYARFAEALAPRRARLLDEARQDIEDFALLAEAWGPLVRASRDTGVVT from the coding sequence ATGATCTCCGCCATCGGCCAGGAGGCGAACCATGCGGCCCGTCACTTCGACGTCGACGTCCACCTGCTGATCCTCGACTCCTGCGACGAGCGCACCTACGCCGAGCACGCCCGAGTCGTGGCCGGGCTGGACCCGGCGCCGAACGTGACCGTCCACCATCTCGACGAGGCCCGCCAGCGGGACTTCCTGCGGACCGTGATCGACCGGGCCCGGCTCCCGAAGCCGGACCTGATGCTCGACCTGATGCTCCCGGCCGACGTCTCCTACGGAGCCTGCACCAACCGCGCCTTCCTGATCGCCGCCGCGCTCGGCTGCCGCTCGGTGCACCGCCGGGACTCGGACGCCAACTACCAGGCCTGGAAGGGCAGTCAGGCCTTCCCCGTACACCCTGAGCTGACCTCGCTGGGAAAGCGCGCTGCCGAGGCATCGGCCGGAGTCTCGGAGACGGACCTCGATCCCGCGTACACCGATCGCCCGGTCTCGATGGTGGGCGGCTCCTTCATCGGTGAACCGTCCGTGGACCTCGGTGAGATGCGGCGACTGGACGCTGCGGTCCACGACAACGTAGTCAGCCTGTGGGCGCCCGGCCACTGGTCGGACGAGCAGAAGCGACAGCTGGTCGAGGAGTCCTTCACCGGAGCGGGCACCGCCCCGTACACCGGGGACCACTCGACGCTCACCCTGGTCGACCCCATGCGGGTGGACATGTGCAACATCGCCTTCGACAGCAGGGTGTACGAGCGGCTGCCGCTGCCACCCGCCCGGAACACCATCGGCAGCGACTACTTCCTCATCCACCTGGTCCACGACGCCACCCTCCCCGGCGTCCTGCACAACCGCCACATCGAGAACTTCCACACCCCGGAACGCCGCGCGGACGCCGGGTTCATGGCCTACCAGACCCGGTTCGTGAAGTTCCTGCTGTCGATGCTCTACTTCCACTTCGTCTACGACCGGATGGCCGCGGCCGGCGCCTCGCTCCTCGACGACCGGCAACAGGTCCGTGCCGAGGCAGTCGCCGAACTCCTGTGGGAGAGCACCGAGTTGGACCGCGCCGAGAACGAATGGCGCCTGGAGCGCGTGGACAGCGCGTACCGCAAGCTGGGGGGCAGATATGCGCGGTTCGCCGAGGCGCTCGCGCCGCGTCGTGCGCGGCTGCTCGACGAGGCCCGGCAGGACATCGAGGACTTCGCGCTGCTGGCCGAGGCCTGGGGCCCGCTGGTGCGGGCGAGCCGGGACACCGGAGTGGTCACGTGA
- a CDS encoding type III PLP-dependent enzyme encodes MSGRLSPRLRAALAAAAEDRIVFDLDGIAAQYDELVRELPGLDVRFAVKACPLDEVLTRLADQGAGFDAASPGEIALALRTGVPVDRIHYGNTVKSDTDIAEAHRLGIRDFATDSIEDVAAIAAHAPGSRVFCRLATSGEGALWGLSRKFGCSGEDAVRVLEAARAAGLTPAGLSLHVGSQQMTTRAWRQAFDSLAEVLEALHRRGIVPDHVNLGGGLPALGYVDRRGRRLEPPLDKIFVVIREGIERLRNLSPAPLDLRMEPGRHLVADHGAIRAHVSRLTERRQPDGERARWLYLSCGKFNGLYEMDQLRYRLVFPTHPGTEYVPAVVAGPTCDSDDAYPTDHPVRVPRAAASGDPVWVLSAGAYATSYMTRGFNGFRPLPYTWTDGHGRS; translated from the coding sequence GTGAGTGGGCGGCTGAGCCCGCGGCTGCGCGCGGCACTGGCCGCCGCCGCGGAGGACCGCATCGTGTTCGACCTCGACGGCATCGCGGCCCAATACGACGAGCTGGTCCGGGAGTTGCCCGGCCTCGACGTCCGCTTCGCCGTCAAGGCCTGCCCGCTCGACGAAGTGCTGACCCGCCTCGCGGACCAGGGCGCCGGCTTCGACGCGGCGAGCCCCGGCGAGATCGCACTGGCGCTGCGGACCGGCGTACCGGTGGACCGGATCCACTACGGCAACACCGTCAAGTCCGACACCGACATCGCCGAGGCCCACCGGCTCGGCATCCGGGACTTCGCGACCGACAGCATCGAGGACGTCGCCGCGATCGCCGCCCACGCCCCCGGTTCCCGGGTGTTCTGCAGGCTCGCCACCAGCGGAGAAGGGGCGCTGTGGGGGCTGAGCCGGAAGTTCGGCTGCTCGGGGGAGGACGCCGTACGGGTGCTGGAGGCGGCACGGGCGGCGGGCCTGACTCCGGCCGGTCTGTCCCTCCATGTCGGCTCCCAGCAGATGACCACCCGGGCCTGGCGGCAGGCCTTCGACTCGCTGGCCGAGGTGCTGGAGGCGCTGCACCGGCGCGGGATCGTGCCGGACCACGTCAATCTCGGCGGCGGCCTGCCCGCGCTCGGCTATGTCGACCGGCGGGGCAGAAGGCTCGAACCCCCGCTGGACAAGATCTTCGTGGTCATCCGCGAGGGCATCGAACGGCTGAGGAACCTCTCCCCGGCCCCCCTCGACCTCCGCATGGAGCCGGGACGCCATCTGGTCGCCGACCACGGCGCGATCAGGGCGCATGTCTCCCGGCTGACCGAACGACGGCAGCCGGACGGCGAGCGGGCGCGCTGGCTGTACCTGAGCTGCGGAAAGTTCAACGGCCTCTATGAGATGGACCAGTTGCGCTACCGGCTCGTCTTTCCCACTCACCCCGGCACGGAGTACGTGCCCGCGGTCGTCGCCGGTCCCACCTGCGACAGCGACGACGCCTACCCAACGGACCACCCGGTGCGCGTGCCCAGGGCCGCCGCGTCGGGCGACCCGGTCTGGGTGCTGTCCGCCGGTGCGTACGCCACCAGCTATATGACGCGGGGCTTCAACGGCTTCCGTCCGCTTCCGTACACCTGGACCGACGGCCACGGAAGGTCCTGA
- a CDS encoding GNAT family N-acetyltransferase, producing MRIRTIADADWPGVAALEAAVYGGSSLLEGRAALESRGRASPSTCFVLDLDDRIAGYVLALSYPAFRYPDLGRSERNVFRSPNLHLHDLAVAEQLRGRGWGSALLRQLTVAARSQRYRRISLIAVGGMETFWSAHGYLTHREVQLPPSYGKNAVYMSTALHGAEATTRRKQADVRVPRP from the coding sequence ATGCGCATACGGACCATCGCCGACGCCGACTGGCCGGGCGTGGCGGCACTCGAAGCCGCCGTGTACGGGGGCAGTTCGCTGCTGGAGGGGCGGGCCGCGCTGGAGTCGCGGGGCCGCGCCTCACCGAGCACCTGCTTCGTGCTGGACCTCGACGACCGCATCGCGGGCTATGTGCTCGCGTTGTCGTATCCGGCCTTCCGTTACCCGGATCTGGGCCGTTCGGAGCGGAACGTCTTCCGCTCGCCCAATCTCCATCTGCACGACCTCGCCGTCGCCGAGCAGCTGCGCGGCAGGGGGTGGGGCAGCGCCCTCCTGCGCCAACTCACCGTCGCGGCAAGGTCGCAGAGGTATCGGCGGATCTCCCTGATCGCGGTCGGCGGCATGGAGACCTTCTGGTCCGCACACGGCTACCTCACGCACCGCGAGGTCCAACTCCCCCCGAGCTACGGCAAGAACGCGGTCTACATGTCGACGGCACTGCACGGTGCCGAAGCAACGACTCGCAGAAAGCAGGCTGATGTCCGTGTTCCGCGTCCCTAG
- a CDS encoding MFS transporter has protein sequence MSVFRVPSEFHRTQFAIAALFCFLGFQYATWAARLPALKTRLDMTEEELGLLLMACGAGAAASFPLVAVLMRRLGSRRLALVSALCLGALLLALSAAPNYPVALVIICLDGVAVGCLNVAMNAQGAALEARYQRTAMAQLHATFSAGSLGAALLASGINVLTSAVTAHFAVAAVILVLLLGYAQPRLLTDEQQQPEEEKKTRRRGLALPSGLTLWMGGAMAFGTVTEGAMNDWSALYMEDVVKAPEHLVPMGIAVVSVVMVLARLMADSWRSRWGDARIVRLGSALAGTGLALALLAGGVVPTLIGFACVGLGVAAVTPCVYVAAAARGPEALALVAATGTTGLLAGPALIGFVAGATSLVWGMALVAASALAVSLCATRIRWNAPAVEPVEAAK, from the coding sequence ATGTCCGTGTTCCGCGTCCCTAGCGAGTTCCACCGCACGCAATTCGCGATCGCGGCGCTCTTCTGCTTCCTCGGCTTCCAGTACGCCACCTGGGCCGCCCGGCTCCCCGCGCTCAAGACCCGGCTCGACATGACCGAGGAGGAGCTGGGCCTGCTGCTCATGGCCTGCGGTGCGGGCGCCGCTGCCTCGTTCCCGCTGGTCGCGGTACTGATGAGACGGCTCGGCTCCCGACGGCTGGCCCTCGTCTCCGCCCTGTGCCTCGGGGCGCTCCTGCTGGCGCTGTCCGCGGCCCCGAACTACCCGGTCGCGCTGGTGATCATCTGCCTGGACGGGGTCGCCGTAGGCTGCCTCAACGTCGCCATGAACGCGCAGGGCGCCGCCCTGGAGGCCCGCTACCAGCGGACCGCCATGGCGCAACTGCATGCCACCTTCAGCGCCGGATCCCTCGGCGCCGCGCTCCTGGCATCCGGCATCAACGTCCTGACCTCGGCCGTCACGGCACACTTCGCGGTGGCCGCCGTCATCCTGGTCCTCCTGCTCGGCTACGCACAGCCCCGCCTGCTGACCGACGAGCAGCAACAGCCGGAGGAAGAGAAGAAGACCCGTCGCCGAGGACTCGCCCTGCCGTCCGGGCTGACGCTGTGGATGGGCGGCGCCATGGCCTTCGGCACCGTGACCGAAGGCGCCATGAATGACTGGTCGGCGCTCTATATGGAGGACGTCGTCAAGGCGCCGGAGCACCTGGTGCCGATGGGCATCGCCGTCGTCTCGGTCGTGATGGTGCTGGCCCGCCTCATGGCCGACAGCTGGCGCAGCCGCTGGGGCGACGCCCGTATCGTCCGGCTCGGCAGCGCCCTGGCGGGCACCGGACTGGCCCTCGCCCTCCTGGCCGGCGGGGTGGTGCCCACCCTGATCGGATTCGCCTGCGTCGGCCTGGGTGTGGCAGCCGTCACACCATGCGTCTACGTCGCCGCTGCCGCCCGGGGCCCGGAGGCCCTGGCCCTGGTCGCCGCGACGGGCACCACCGGGCTGCTGGCGGGCCCGGCCCTGATCGGCTTCGTCGCCGGTGCCACCAGCCTGGTCTGGGGCATGGCGCTGGTCGCCGCCTCGGCCCTGGCGGTCTCCCTGTGCGCGACCCGGATCCGCTGGAACGCGCCCGCCGTCGAACCCGTGGAGGCGGCGAAGTAG
- a CDS encoding PP2C family protein-serine/threonine phosphatase, translated as MARSFESFQSPATAEPADSAGSPPWGAGGSQLSALRSAAARIGTTLDEDTTCAELTQEIAGQVGAAVAVLRERGEGDPEYDWVTGNPEMLPDARWADEVARKAGENDAVRLTSGGSRPALCVPLAVNGHRYGVLVCAREGAPFTHAEEEVVAFLTERAASNIRHAREHDAVSGIVGKLQRALLAEPGRPHPNLDVAIRYLPVGQRALVGGDWCETVRLHFGRTLLVVGDVMGHGLDAAVDMTAYRSALRYIASADLPPHRVLRQLDDIASAEPDRRPATCLIARVDPVRGLVTLASAGHLPPAVIDGDGKVSLLPVPVGPPLGTGLGGYEPATYRLDPSQALMLFTDGLVERRGEDIDQSLDRLARLSFSSATGVQDVLDTVLARLDARHAEDDVAVLAARLQHRSGPTSDTQWP; from the coding sequence GTGGCGCGATCGTTCGAGTCGTTTCAGAGTCCGGCGACGGCTGAGCCTGCCGATTCCGCCGGCTCGCCCCCCTGGGGCGCCGGCGGCTCCCAGCTGAGCGCGCTGCGCTCGGCGGCCGCCCGCATCGGCACCACCCTGGACGAGGACACCACCTGCGCCGAGCTGACCCAGGAGATCGCCGGACAGGTGGGAGCCGCGGTGGCGGTCCTGCGCGAGCGCGGCGAAGGCGACCCGGAGTACGACTGGGTCACCGGGAACCCGGAGATGCTGCCCGACGCCCGCTGGGCCGACGAGGTGGCCCGGAAGGCCGGCGAGAACGACGCCGTACGACTGACCTCCGGCGGCTCCCGGCCCGCCCTGTGCGTGCCCCTCGCCGTCAACGGCCACCGCTACGGCGTGCTGGTCTGCGCCCGGGAAGGGGCGCCCTTCACCCACGCCGAAGAGGAAGTCGTCGCGTTCCTGACCGAGCGCGCCGCCTCGAACATCCGGCACGCGCGCGAGCACGACGCGGTGAGCGGCATCGTCGGCAAGCTCCAGCGGGCCCTGCTCGCCGAACCCGGCCGCCCGCATCCCAACCTCGACGTCGCCATCCGCTATCTGCCCGTCGGACAGCGCGCCCTGGTCGGCGGCGACTGGTGCGAGACCGTACGGCTGCACTTCGGCCGTACGCTGCTCGTCGTCGGCGACGTCATGGGGCACGGCCTGGACGCCGCCGTCGACATGACGGCCTACCGCTCGGCCCTGCGCTACATAGCCTCCGCCGATCTGCCCCCGCACCGAGTGCTGCGCCAACTCGACGACATCGCCTCAGCGGAGCCCGACCGCCGCCCGGCCACCTGCCTCATCGCGCGCGTGGACCCCGTCCGCGGACTGGTCACCCTGGCCAGCGCCGGTCACCTGCCCCCGGCCGTGATCGACGGAGACGGCAAGGTCTCCCTGCTCCCGGTGCCGGTCGGCCCGCCCCTGGGCACCGGGCTCGGCGGCTACGAACCGGCCACCTACCGCCTCGACCCCTCCCAGGCGCTCATGCTCTTCACCGACGGCCTCGTCGAGCGCCGCGGCGAGGACATCGACCAGTCCCTGGACCGGCTGGCCAGGCTCAGCTTCTCGTCCGCCACCGGCGTCCAGGACGTCCTCGACACCGTGCTCGCCCGCCTCGACGCCCGGCACGCCGAGGACGACGTGGCGGTCCTGGCGGCCCGCCTCCAGCATCGCTCCGGGCCCACCTCCGACACCCAGTGGCCGTAG